From a region of the Drosophila virilis strain 15010-1051.87 chromosome 3, Dvir_AGI_RSII-ME, whole genome shotgun sequence genome:
- the LOC26531890 gene encoding uncharacterized protein, translating to MTSSSQPGCSKRPSPVNVIVERTCRSITQIINKYKKKIYFETRQELAKSKCRDCGHLIGRCNFDLMNKGRRFKFMRCEEIGAGIFVVTMSILLGLGLFFIRRYNQTFIYGSGGCRATIFWTNNDCQILV from the exons ATGACCAGCTCAAGTCAACCTGGCTGCTCAAAGAGGCCCTCCCCTGTTAATGTCATCGTGGAGCGAACATGTAGAAGCATTACGCAAATAATCAacaagtataaaaaaaaaatatatttcgaaaCGCGCCAGGAGCTAGCCAAATCAAAATGCCGAGACTGTGGCCATTTGATTGGACGCTGCAACTTTGATCTAATGAATAAGGGACGACg TTTTAAGTTTATGAGATGCGAAGAAATTGGCGCTGGCATTTTTGTTGTAACAATGTCGATCTTGCTTGGACTGGGCCTCTTCTTCATACGACGATACAATCAGACTTTTATCTATGGATCTGGCGGCTGCAGGGCGACCATTTTTTGGACTAACAACGATTGCCAGATATTGGTTTAG